The genomic window TTCAATGACAACTTCCTGGTCTTGAGAAACTACAGATGTAATAGTTACTCCGTCAGGAATAGCAGACAATAACATATGAGTATCTACAGGATCATTCATTCTTGTAATAGCTTCTTCAATATTTACAAATGGGACGTCTGCATACGGCACTAAAAATGTAGGGTATTCTTCACCCTTCTTATACAGAAAATATGCTTGGTCCATTGTCAATTCTATGCTTTTTTCCAACATGGGTCCAAATTGTGCAAATTCAATACCTGGCTGACCATCCGTAGTAAATTCAACTTTCGTATAATCTAACCATCGGAACGTTTCCTCTAGTGATTTCATAAAAATTAATTCAGGCGTTGATGTGCCGATAATCTCACCAGGTTGTACATCAACCTGAACAGTGGTGTCATCTTTTTCAGCTATAATATAAGGCTGTAAAGGATATACTCCTAACCCTAAGCGTTCAATGGGTAAAGTGTCCTTTATTTCAGATAATAACTCTATTTCATTTCTACCATCCTGTGGTACGAGAACACTAATAGGAACAATATTTTGACCCATATCATCAGCAACACCAAATGTTAACAGAGTGCTATTAGCATATTGCTCTGCAGTCACAAGATGTGAGGACGGTTCAGGTGCCATGAAGGTTAGAGCACGGTCACTTGCTTCGGGATTTTGAAGAGCATTTTCGCTAGGTGCAATCTCTTGAATAGCAATTTTTTCTTCCATAGTCCCCTCATCCATCGCTGTACTTTCTTCTTTACTTGAATCAGCCTGCATAAGAGAAAGA from Bacillus sp. HMF5848 includes these protein-coding regions:
- a CDS encoding GerMN domain-containing protein — protein: MKKAGWDDDRIESLLRSMPSIQETRSKEAVYASIQEKIKQEQKQQKQPQKKAPTWLVPGFATLAAAFLLIILLPVLFQNQPFDNLSLMQADSSKEESTAMDEGTMEEKIAIQEIAPSENALQNPEASDRALTFMAPEPSSHLVTAEQYANSTLLTFGVADDMGQNIVPISVLVPQDGRNEIELLSEIKDTLPIERLGLGVYPLQPYIIAEKDDTTVQVDVQPGEIIGTSTPELIFMKSLEETFRWLDYTKVEFTTDGQPGIEFAQFGPMLEKSIELTMDQAYFLYKKGEEYPTFLVPYADVPFVNIEEAITRMNDPVDTHMLLSAIPDGVTITSVVSQDQEVVIEFSKDSTLVNNDEYVYFIEAVLLTAKDFGYTNVSFNGIDNFQIGPYDLTKPIPVPIAPNLVNLD